The following proteins come from a genomic window of Nocardiopsis sp. YSL2:
- the guaA gene encoding glutamine-hydrolyzing GMP synthase — MSVGAESTFDTVLVVDFGAQYAQLIARRVRECHVHSEIVPSTMPVEEMLAKKPKAIILSGGPSSVYAEGAPHVGAELFQTGVPTFGICYGFQAMTRALGGTVERTDLSEFGRTELTSASDSVLFSGLPSDLLVWMSHGDSVVAAPEGFTTVASTAGAPVAAFEDTERRLFGVQFHPEVMHTEHGQDVLRTFLYEGAGCRPTWTMVNIVEEQLERIREQIGDKRVICALSGGVDSAVAGALVQRAVGDQLTCVFVDHGLLRKGEAEQVEKDYVAITGATLKVVDAEERFLEALSGVTDPEEKRKIIGREFIRVFEQAAREVVVESGEHGAEVEFLVQGTLYPDVVESGGGTGTANIKSHHNVGGLPEDLQFTLVEPLRELFKDEVRKVGEELGLPPEMVWRQPFPGPGLGIRIIGEVTRDRLEILREADAIAREELSRAGLDRDIWQCPVVLLADVRSVGVQGDGRTYGHPVVLRPVSSEDAMTADWSRVPYDVLAKISNRITNEVREINRVTLDVTSKPPGTIEWE, encoded by the coding sequence GTGTCCGTTGGTGCTGAGAGCACGTTCGACACCGTTCTCGTCGTCGACTTCGGCGCGCAGTACGCGCAGCTGATCGCACGTCGCGTCCGCGAATGCCACGTGCACAGCGAGATCGTGCCCTCGACCATGCCCGTCGAGGAGATGCTCGCCAAGAAACCCAAGGCCATCATCCTCTCGGGCGGCCCGTCCTCGGTCTACGCCGAGGGCGCGCCCCACGTGGGTGCCGAACTCTTCCAGACCGGGGTACCGACGTTCGGTATCTGCTACGGCTTCCAGGCGATGACCCGCGCGCTGGGCGGCACCGTGGAACGGACCGACCTGAGCGAGTTCGGCCGCACGGAGCTGACCTCCGCGAGCGACTCCGTGCTCTTCTCCGGTCTGCCCAGCGACCTGCTGGTGTGGATGTCGCACGGCGACTCCGTCGTGGCGGCGCCCGAGGGGTTCACCACGGTCGCCAGCACCGCGGGCGCTCCGGTCGCCGCCTTCGAGGACACCGAGCGGCGGCTGTTCGGCGTGCAGTTCCACCCCGAGGTGATGCACACCGAGCACGGCCAGGACGTGCTGCGCACGTTCCTCTACGAGGGTGCGGGCTGCCGCCCCACGTGGACGATGGTGAACATCGTCGAGGAGCAGTTGGAGCGCATCCGTGAGCAGATCGGCGACAAGCGCGTCATCTGCGCGCTGAGCGGCGGCGTCGACTCCGCCGTGGCCGGAGCCCTGGTGCAGCGCGCGGTCGGCGACCAGCTGACCTGCGTGTTCGTCGACCACGGCCTGCTGCGCAAGGGCGAGGCCGAGCAGGTCGAGAAGGACTACGTGGCGATCACCGGCGCGACCCTGAAGGTCGTCGACGCCGAGGAGCGCTTCCTCGAAGCCCTCTCCGGGGTGACCGACCCCGAGGAGAAGCGCAAGATCATCGGCCGCGAGTTCATCCGCGTGTTCGAGCAGGCGGCCCGTGAGGTCGTCGTCGAGAGCGGTGAGCACGGCGCCGAGGTCGAGTTCCTGGTCCAGGGCACGCTCTACCCGGACGTCGTGGAGTCCGGCGGCGGCACCGGGACCGCGAACATCAAGTCGCACCACAACGTGGGCGGCCTGCCGGAGGACCTCCAGTTCACACTGGTGGAGCCGCTGCGCGAGCTGTTCAAGGACGAGGTCCGCAAGGTCGGCGAGGAGCTCGGCCTGCCGCCGGAGATGGTGTGGCGCCAGCCGTTCCCGGGCCCGGGCCTGGGCATCCGCATCATCGGCGAGGTCACCCGCGACCGCCTGGAGATCCTGCGCGAGGCCGACGCGATCGCCCGTGAGGAGCTCTCGCGCGCCGGGCTGGACCGGGACATCTGGCAGTGCCCCGTGGTGCTGCTCGCCGACGTGCGCTCGGTGGGCGTGCAGGGCGACGGACGCACCTACGGCCACCCGGTCGTCCTGCGCCCCGTCAGCAGTGAGGACGCCATGACGGCCGACTGGTCGCGCGTGCCCTACGACGTGCTCGCCAAGATCTCCAACCGGATCACCAACGAGGTCCGCGAGATCAACCGCGTCACCCTCGACGTCACCAGCAAGCCCCCGGGCACCATCGAGTGGGAGTAG
- a CDS encoding serine/threonine-protein kinase gives MPSDGLPKNLEPLAAGDPATIGPYVLSGKLGSGGMGTVYLGSAADRNSSTPRARGDAPQVAIKVIRPELAFDEATRARFHDEMENARKVASFCTAKVLDHGTFENRPYMVTEYIAGTALAEHIAENGPLDSSTLHGFALGVAAALAAIHRTGLVHRDLKPANVLLSLSGPRVIDFGIARAMNTATNHTQTGIVMGSPGWMAPEQLLEEQVTTSADIFAWGCLVAFAGNGTHPFGNGDAMTLGKRVLFAEPQIGPLDSPLDRLVTRALAKDPSRRPTAQDLLLELAGGEDPTNPNDMVSHALHQSWRPNLPPVPPGMPHPGHGQQPSHQTMTGMRHPGPGPYQPAPPMPPPAHQTGNYPRPQGPPPGRAAAGRPAAPPPQHAPQGQVHPVGQPPAQHPASTGPIPMVPQPAEQQVSRPQPYVPPVPPPPHRPAAPARRKGLLLGTVLAGVAVLVAMALLLTFLSSNGSFLPWAQGDSSQGQEEPDTQPPGAEAPQDDADDADEAEEPNGPPSDMPVTSPDGAVQYDVPEVTCGLTKHNIRSGLQSDAEYCVVELSLTNTGGALVRFDAEDQILTTTSQNTREAENPSSEERRQSLWEGPGVAPGETGAGELVFILREDDGRPEVLSLTHGDGAERTDIAIGHLVR, from the coding sequence TTGCCGTCGGATGGGCTCCCGAAGAACCTGGAACCGCTGGCCGCCGGAGATCCGGCCACCATCGGTCCCTACGTGCTGTCCGGGAAGCTGGGTAGTGGCGGCATGGGTACCGTCTACCTGGGCAGCGCCGCGGACAGGAACAGCTCGACACCACGGGCGCGGGGTGACGCGCCCCAGGTAGCGATCAAGGTCATCCGCCCGGAGCTGGCCTTCGACGAGGCCACCCGCGCGCGGTTCCACGACGAGATGGAGAACGCCCGCAAGGTCGCCTCCTTCTGCACCGCGAAGGTCCTCGACCACGGGACGTTCGAGAACCGCCCCTACATGGTCACCGAGTACATCGCGGGCACCGCGCTGGCCGAGCACATCGCCGAGAACGGGCCGCTCGACTCCTCGACCCTGCACGGGTTCGCCCTGGGCGTGGCCGCGGCCCTGGCCGCCATCCACCGGACCGGGCTGGTCCACCGCGATCTCAAGCCCGCCAACGTGCTGCTGTCGCTGTCCGGCCCCCGGGTGATCGACTTCGGCATCGCCCGTGCGATGAACACCGCCACCAACCACACCCAGACCGGCATCGTCATGGGCAGCCCCGGCTGGATGGCCCCGGAACAGCTCCTGGAGGAGCAGGTCACCACCTCGGCGGACATCTTCGCCTGGGGGTGCCTGGTGGCGTTCGCCGGCAACGGCACCCACCCCTTCGGCAACGGCGACGCCATGACGCTGGGCAAACGCGTCCTGTTCGCGGAGCCGCAGATCGGGCCGCTGGACAGCCCCCTCGACCGCCTGGTGACGCGCGCCCTGGCCAAGGATCCGAGCCGTCGGCCCACCGCCCAGGACCTGCTCCTGGAGCTCGCCGGAGGCGAGGACCCCACCAACCCCAACGACATGGTCTCGCACGCCCTGCACCAGTCGTGGCGGCCGAACCTGCCGCCGGTACCGCCCGGGATGCCCCACCCCGGGCACGGCCAGCAGCCCTCGCACCAGACCATGACGGGCATGCGCCACCCCGGCCCCGGCCCCTACCAGCCCGCGCCGCCCATGCCGCCGCCCGCCCACCAGACCGGCAACTACCCCCGGCCGCAGGGACCCCCGCCCGGTCGCGCCGCCGCGGGCCGCCCGGCCGCGCCGCCGCCCCAGCACGCGCCCCAGGGGCAGGTCCATCCCGTCGGGCAGCCCCCGGCCCAGCACCCGGCCTCCACCGGCCCCATCCCGATGGTGCCGCAGCCCGCCGAACAGCAGGTCTCCCGGCCACAGCCCTACGTACCGCCCGTGCCCCCGCCGCCGCACCGGCCCGCGGCGCCCGCGCGGCGCAAGGGCCTGCTCCTGGGCACCGTGCTCGCCGGAGTGGCCGTCCTCGTGGCCATGGCTCTGCTGCTGACCTTCCTCTCGAGCAACGGCTCCTTCCTGCCCTGGGCGCAGGGCGACTCCTCCCAGGGCCAGGAGGAACCGGACACCCAGCCGCCGGGCGCGGAAGCACCGCAGGACGACGCGGACGACGCAGACGAGGCGGAGGAGCCCAACGGCCCGCCCAGCGACATGCCGGTCACCTCCCCCGACGGCGCCGTCCAGTACGACGTCCCCGAGGTCACCTGCGGGCTGACCAAGCACAACATCCGTTCCGGCCTGCAGAGCGACGCCGAGTACTGCGTGGTCGAGCTGAGCCTGACCAACACCGGCGGGGCCCTGGTGCGGTTCGACGCCGAGGACCAGATCCTCACGACCACGAGCCAGAACACCCGCGAGGCGGAGAACCCGTCGAGCGAGGAGCGGCGGCAGTCGCTGTGGGAGGGGCCGGGCGTGGCCCCGGGCGAGACGGGCGCGGGCGAGCTGGTGTTCATCCTCCGCGAGGACGACGGCCGTCCCGAGGTCCTGTCCCTGACCCACGGGGACGGCGCCGAGCGCACCGACATCGCGATCGGGCACCTCGTGCGCTGA
- a CDS encoding protein-tyrosine phosphatase family protein encodes MASTWEPGAPGVLRLPSGRLVRGRGLARPLPEGPEPEFALYLLDRTPPAVAWEDRWVRWPDFGLPSDDAATGAALREAWTRADRERVEVACVGGRGRTGTALACLAVLDGVPARGAVAYVREHYLPGAVETPGQERFVTRFG; translated from the coding sequence ATGGCATCGACCTGGGAGCCCGGAGCGCCGGGTGTGCTGCGCCTGCCGTCGGGGCGGCTCGTCCGCGGCCGCGGTCTGGCCCGGCCCCTGCCGGAGGGGCCGGAGCCCGAGTTCGCCCTCTACCTGCTCGACCGGACGCCGCCCGCCGTCGCGTGGGAGGACCGGTGGGTCCGCTGGCCGGACTTCGGCCTGCCGAGCGACGACGCCGCGACGGGCGCGGCACTGCGCGAGGCGTGGACGCGGGCCGACCGTGAGCGGGTCGAGGTGGCCTGCGTGGGCGGGCGGGGCCGGACCGGGACGGCGCTCGCGTGCCTGGCGGTCCTGGACGGAGTGCCCGCGCGGGGGGCGGTCGCCTACGTCCGGGAGCACTACCTGCCCGGGGCGGTGGAGACGCCCGGGCAGGAGCGGTTCGTCACCCGTTTCGGCTGA
- a CDS encoding SRPBCC domain-containing protein, with translation MAQPTATLRVVAGDAVLLLDRRFAAGPERVWRAVSDPAELARWFPAAVEGDLRVGGRLRFSFSDAPADAGDGGEGQVTEFEPPRVFGFLWNRDALRFEVAPDDAGAGTRFTLTHAAGGAALGRLAAARTAHGWDTCLAALEALLEGRDPEAASESRTGRLAAVERYVAEFGLDEGTAVTTPDGFVVSFARDLLWTPLEDAWAVLTGGKAAEVGGVPPAGTVNEEVGAGPVTEADAPRVLEYTWTHEGAAAGTVRWTLVHEPGLGNRVELTQTVPERLEPFLPTALAAWHTHLERYFAEVVGGERRPWPADRTEELRGRYAARLD, from the coding sequence ATGGCTCAGCCGACGGCGACACTGCGGGTGGTGGCGGGCGACGCGGTCCTGCTCCTGGACCGGCGCTTCGCGGCCGGTCCGGAGCGGGTGTGGCGCGCGGTGTCCGACCCCGCGGAGCTGGCGCGGTGGTTCCCCGCCGCCGTCGAGGGCGACCTGCGGGTGGGCGGGCGCCTGCGCTTCAGCTTCTCCGACGCCCCGGCCGACGCGGGCGACGGCGGCGAGGGACAGGTCACCGAGTTCGAGCCTCCACGCGTGTTCGGGTTCCTGTGGAACCGCGACGCACTGCGCTTCGAGGTCGCCCCGGACGACGCCGGAGCCGGGACCCGATTCACGCTCACGCACGCCGCCGGCGGGGCCGCGCTCGGCCGTCTGGCGGCCGCCCGCACCGCCCACGGCTGGGACACGTGCCTGGCCGCGCTGGAGGCCCTTCTGGAGGGCCGGGACCCGGAGGCCGCCTCCGAGTCGCGGACCGGGCGCCTGGCGGCCGTGGAGCGCTATGTGGCCGAGTTCGGGCTCGATGAGGGCACGGCGGTGACGACCCCCGACGGCTTCGTCGTGTCCTTCGCCCGCGACCTGCTGTGGACACCGCTCGAGGACGCCTGGGCCGTCCTGACCGGAGGGAAGGCCGCCGAGGTCGGCGGCGTACCGCCGGCGGGGACCGTCAACGAGGAGGTGGGCGCCGGCCCGGTCACCGAGGCGGACGCTCCGCGCGTGCTGGAGTACACCTGGACGCATGAGGGCGCCGCGGCGGGGACGGTCCGCTGGACGCTGGTCCACGAGCCGGGACTCGGCAACCGCGTGGAACTGACCCAGACCGTGCCCGAGCGGCTGGAGCCGTTCCTGCCGACGGCGCTCGCCGCCTGGCACACCCACCTGGAGCGGTACTTCGCCGAGGTCGTCGGTGGCGAACGCCGTCCGTGGCCCGCGGACCGGACCGAGGAGCTGCGCGGCCGCTACGCCGCGCGCCTGGACTGA
- the galE gene encoding UDP-glucose 4-epimerase GalE gives MNVLLTGGAGYIGSHTAVELLDAGHDVVAVDTLVNSNEESLRRVERITGRTAAFHRADCTDPAALRRVFAEHDIDAVVHMAGLKAVGESAQLPLRYYRNNLDALLSLVEVMDEYDVRDLVLSSSATVYGDPERVPITEDAPLSSANPYGATKLFSEQILRDLAAADERWRITALRYFNPIGAHPSGLIGEDPQGVPNNLFPYIAQVASGRRERLLVFGDDYDTADGTGVRDYLHVVDLARGHLAAVTHLADAPGFRAYNLGTGKGVSVLEGVRAFERASGRPVPYDVVARRPGDIAVCYADPSAAARDLDWKAVRDVDEACADAWRWQSSNPRGFAG, from the coding sequence ATGAACGTACTGCTCACCGGTGGTGCCGGCTACATCGGCTCCCACACCGCCGTGGAACTCCTCGACGCCGGGCACGACGTCGTGGCCGTCGACACCCTGGTCAACAGCAACGAGGAGTCCCTGCGGCGTGTGGAGCGCATCACCGGGCGCACCGCGGCCTTCCACCGGGCCGACTGCACGGACCCGGCCGCCCTGCGCCGTGTGTTCGCCGAGCACGACATCGACGCGGTCGTCCACATGGCCGGACTCAAGGCCGTGGGGGAGTCCGCGCAGCTGCCGCTGCGCTACTACCGCAACAACCTGGACGCCCTGCTCTCGCTCGTCGAGGTGATGGACGAGTACGACGTGCGCGACCTGGTGCTGAGCTCCTCCGCCACGGTGTACGGAGACCCGGAGCGGGTCCCCATCACCGAGGACGCCCCCCTCAGCTCGGCCAACCCCTACGGCGCCACCAAGCTCTTCTCCGAACAGATCCTGCGGGACCTCGCCGCGGCGGACGAGCGGTGGCGGATCACCGCGCTGCGCTACTTCAACCCCATCGGCGCCCACCCCAGCGGCCTGATCGGCGAGGACCCCCAGGGCGTCCCCAACAACCTCTTCCCGTACATCGCCCAGGTCGCCTCCGGCCGCCGCGAGCGGCTCCTGGTGTTCGGCGACGACTACGACACCGCCGACGGCACCGGTGTACGCGACTACCTGCACGTGGTGGACCTGGCACGCGGGCACCTCGCGGCCGTGACCCACCTGGCCGACGCCCCCGGGTTCCGCGCCTACAACCTGGGGACGGGCAAGGGCGTCTCGGTGCTGGAGGGCGTGCGCGCCTTCGAGCGCGCGAGCGGCCGGCCCGTGCCCTACGACGTGGTCGCACGCCGCCCCGGGGACATCGCCGTGTGCTACGCCGACCCCTCCGCCGCCGCGCGCGACCTCGACTGGAAGGCCGTGCGGGACGTGGACGAGGCCTGCGCGGACGCCTGGCGGTGGCAGTCGTCCAACCCCAGGGGCTTCGCGGGTTGA
- a CDS encoding thiamine pyrophosphate-dependent enzyme: MSTRPAFSRYADLPTLIGLMEGDEKHSAAAHTTLDVLWVLYDRVLAVSPETADDPARDRFLLSKGHGPAAFYAVLAAKGFLDVPTLRTWAAFDSRLGHHPDRVLVPGAEIGSGSLGHGLPLALGTALGLRARDVRRADGAEPRVVVLVGDGELDEGSNHEAIAAAGRLGADNLTVVVVDNRSSRHGWPGGIAARFAVEGWETREADGRDQDALHDALTRPRSRGPLAVVARVRVGT, translated from the coding sequence ATGTCGACCCGACCCGCCTTCTCCCGATACGCCGACCTGCCCACCCTCATCGGACTGATGGAGGGTGACGAGAAGCACAGCGCCGCGGCCCACACCACGCTGGACGTCCTGTGGGTCCTCTACGACCGCGTCCTGGCCGTCTCCCCCGAGACGGCCGACGACCCCGCCCGCGACCGCTTCCTGCTGTCCAAGGGACACGGCCCCGCGGCCTTCTACGCCGTCCTGGCCGCCAAGGGCTTCCTCGACGTGCCGACCCTGCGCACCTGGGCGGCGTTCGACTCCCGGCTGGGACACCACCCCGACCGCGTACTCGTCCCCGGGGCCGAAATCGGCAGCGGGTCCCTCGGCCACGGCCTGCCCCTCGCCCTGGGCACCGCCCTCGGGCTGCGCGCCCGGGACGTGCGCCGCGCCGACGGCGCCGAACCCCGCGTCGTCGTGCTCGTCGGCGACGGGGAACTCGACGAGGGCAGCAACCACGAGGCCATCGCCGCCGCCGGCCGACTCGGCGCGGACAACCTCACCGTCGTGGTCGTCGACAACCGTTCGTCCAGGCACGGCTGGCCCGGCGGCATCGCAGCGCGCTTCGCGGTGGAGGGCTGGGAGACGCGCGAGGCCGACGGCCGCGACCAGGACGCCCTCCACGACGCCCTCACCCGCCCCCGCTCCCGTGGACCGCTCGCCGTCGTCGCTCGGGTGCGTGTCGGGACGTGA
- a CDS encoding 4-(cytidine 5'-diphospho)-2-C-methyl-D-erythritol kinase yields MTVNTTVTVRVPAKVNLQLAVGPGREDGFHDLVNVFHAVSLFDEVTVTAAPPRPGTALTELTVGGGLGSHLSRVPLDETNLTARAAALLAARTGLGHPVTIHMDKHIPVAGGMAGGSADAAAALVACDRLWGCDLPRRTLLDYAAELGSDVPFALVGATAVGRGRGEILEPMVGSGRFHWVFALSPHGLSTAEVFAEYDRLRPDAPEPRADAALAAALAAADPVALGESLTNDLQGAALSLLPELERTLKTGREAGALGALVSGSGPTCAFLVGGGAEERSVVDGREAAVVAALEASGLCERVVTAYGDVPGATVL; encoded by the coding sequence GTGACCGTTAATACCACCGTAACCGTGCGGGTCCCCGCGAAGGTGAACCTCCAGCTGGCGGTGGGGCCCGGACGCGAGGACGGGTTCCACGACCTCGTCAACGTGTTCCATGCCGTCTCACTGTTCGACGAGGTTACCGTTACGGCGGCGCCCCCGCGTCCTGGGACCGCCCTCACGGAGCTGACCGTGGGCGGAGGGCTGGGCTCCCACCTGTCGCGCGTGCCCCTGGACGAGACCAACCTGACCGCCCGCGCGGCGGCTCTGCTGGCCGCGCGGACGGGTCTGGGCCACCCGGTCACCATCCACATGGACAAGCACATCCCCGTGGCCGGCGGGATGGCCGGCGGCAGCGCCGACGCGGCCGCCGCGCTGGTGGCCTGCGACCGCCTGTGGGGCTGTGACCTGCCCCGGCGGACCCTGCTCGACTACGCGGCCGAGTTGGGCAGCGACGTTCCCTTCGCTCTGGTGGGGGCCACCGCGGTCGGCCGCGGCCGGGGCGAGATCCTCGAACCGATGGTCGGATCCGGCCGGTTCCACTGGGTGTTCGCGCTCTCGCCGCACGGGCTGTCCACGGCCGAGGTGTTCGCCGAGTACGACCGCCTGCGCCCGGACGCCCCGGAGCCGCGTGCCGACGCCGCCCTGGCGGCCGCGCTGGCCGCCGCCGACCCGGTGGCGCTGGGGGAGTCCCTCACCAACGACCTTCAGGGCGCCGCCCTGTCCCTGCTCCCGGAGCTGGAGCGCACGCTCAAGACCGGGCGGGAGGCCGGAGCCCTGGGCGCCCTGGTGTCCGGATCCGGTCCGACCTGCGCCTTCCTCGTCGGCGGCGGGGCCGAGGAGCGCTCCGTGGTCGACGGGCGCGAGGCGGCTGTGGTGGCGGCACTGGAGGCGAGCGGGCTGTGCGAGCGCGTCGTGACGGCCTACGGGGACGTGCCGGGGGCCACCGTCCTGTGA
- a CDS encoding transketolase family protein, with protein sequence MRQAFAETVGTALDEDPRTALVLAVISGDMFRRSAARHPGRVIDVGIREQAMIGVAGGLALTGMRPIVHSYAPFLVERPFEQIKLDFGHQDVGAVLVGIGGSYDASTAGRTHQAPGDVALLDTLPGWTVHVPGHHEEARDLLRAAIARDDRVYVRLSATGNRTSMPVSPRLTVLRTGSARSAGVVVAVGPMLDRVLEATAGLDVTVAYASTVRPFDRDGLSRLVGAAGSADVLLVEPYLRGTSAHEVAEALADRRHRQLGLGVGRDAELRSYGTPADHARAHGLDTEGIAKAARDFFLV encoded by the coding sequence ATGCGCCAGGCCTTCGCCGAGACCGTGGGCACCGCCCTGGACGAGGACCCCCGCACCGCCCTCGTCCTCGCCGTGATCTCCGGCGACATGTTCCGGCGCTCCGCCGCCCGCCACCCGGGCCGCGTGATCGACGTCGGCATCCGCGAGCAGGCGATGATCGGGGTGGCCGGAGGGCTCGCCCTGACCGGGATGCGCCCCATCGTGCACAGCTACGCCCCCTTCCTCGTCGAGCGGCCCTTCGAGCAGATCAAGCTGGACTTCGGCCACCAGGACGTCGGCGCGGTGCTGGTCGGCATCGGCGGTTCCTACGACGCCTCCACGGCGGGCCGCACCCACCAGGCGCCCGGCGACGTCGCCCTCCTGGACACCCTGCCCGGATGGACCGTGCACGTGCCCGGCCACCATGAGGAGGCGCGCGACCTCCTCCGGGCCGCCATCGCCCGCGACGACCGCGTGTACGTGCGGCTCTCGGCCACGGGCAACCGGACGTCGATGCCCGTGTCGCCGCGCCTGACGGTCCTGCGCACCGGATCGGCCCGCTCGGCGGGCGTGGTCGTGGCCGTGGGCCCCATGCTCGACCGGGTCCTGGAGGCCACCGCCGGCCTGGACGTCACCGTCGCCTACGCCTCGACCGTGCGCCCCTTCGACCGCGACGGCCTCAGCCGGCTCGTGGGCGCCGCGGGCAGCGCCGACGTCCTGCTCGTCGAGCCCTACCTGCGGGGAACGTCCGCGCACGAGGTCGCCGAGGCCCTGGCCGACCGCCGCCACCGGCAGCTCGGCCTGGGCGTCGGACGGGACGCGGAGCTGCGCTCCTACGGCACACCCGCCGACCACGCCCGGGCGCACGGCCTGGACACGGAGGGAATCGCCAAGGCGGCCCGGGACTTCTTCCTGGTCTGA